In Paractinoplanes brasiliensis, the following proteins share a genomic window:
- a CDS encoding PHP domain-containing protein translates to MSDALTPTPSRRGSASLPADSHVHSEWSWDAAFGDMGATCERAVELELPAVAFTEHLDHIVWTADHDTLEESPVLASHADAQGRVIAPPFDAAGYLAAVERCRERFPGLRILSGLEIGEPHLHTDAVARVLSAGRFDRVLGSMHALLIGETFYEPPGFFAHYGQEEGFRRYLLGIPAVVAGSEVFSVFAHIDFPVRFWTGPFDPQRWEEEFRLALRAIADGGRALEVNSKVPLHPAILRWWREEGGAAVSFGSDAHSPGSLAHDFHEVAHMVEAHGFRPGRRPHDFWTR, encoded by the coding sequence ATGAGCGACGCGCTCACCCCGACACCGTCTCGTCGGGGCAGCGCGTCGCTGCCGGCCGACAGCCACGTGCACAGCGAGTGGTCGTGGGACGCGGCTTTCGGCGACATGGGGGCGACCTGCGAACGGGCTGTCGAGCTGGAACTGCCCGCGGTCGCCTTCACCGAGCACCTCGACCACATCGTGTGGACGGCCGACCACGACACGCTCGAGGAGAGCCCAGTCCTGGCATCCCACGCCGACGCTCAGGGGCGGGTGATCGCCCCGCCGTTCGACGCGGCCGGTTACCTGGCTGCCGTCGAGCGCTGCCGGGAACGCTTCCCCGGCCTGCGGATCCTCAGCGGGCTCGAGATCGGCGAGCCGCACCTGCACACCGACGCCGTCGCCCGGGTGTTGAGCGCGGGCCGGTTCGACCGCGTGCTCGGCTCGATGCACGCGCTGCTCATCGGCGAGACGTTCTACGAGCCGCCGGGGTTCTTCGCGCACTACGGCCAGGAGGAAGGGTTCCGGCGCTATCTGCTCGGGATCCCGGCCGTCGTCGCCGGCAGTGAGGTGTTCTCGGTCTTCGCCCACATCGACTTTCCGGTGCGGTTCTGGACAGGGCCGTTCGACCCGCAGCGATGGGAGGAGGAGTTCCGGCTGGCGCTGCGCGCGATCGCCGACGGCGGGCGGGCCCTCGAGGTCAACAGCAAGGTCCCCCTGCATCCCGCGATCCTGCGCTGGTGGCGCGAGGAAGGTGGCGCCGCGGTGTCGTTCGGCAGCGACGCGCACTCACCGGGGTCGCTGGCTCACGACTTCCACGAGGTGGCCCACATGGTCGAGGCCCACGGCTTCCGCCCCGGCCGCCGGCCGCACGACTTCTGGACCCGCTGA